A stretch of Vigna angularis cultivar LongXiaoDou No.4 chromosome 4, ASM1680809v1, whole genome shotgun sequence DNA encodes these proteins:
- the LOC108329890 gene encoding polygalacturonase 1 beta-like protein 2, with product MNAHFFCCFFLSLSSFHVSLATRERINPFSPKASLIRYWNTRVTNRPPIPHFLLAKASPLTPQHYAILNKLLNEKPKLYIPKLHQSLCSSPNLFCSFDDASNTHRLQRKNDDANFAVYNNKHFANYGSSKVDGVDSFKNYSNGLNANNDAFRRYSDSSTRRAEQFKNYADNGNVANTNFTSYGSAAAQSSSDFNNYDKTVNVPNLGFTTYDSGSSNHKLSFASYGNETNSGSQSFSSYGKRVIGGTSEFTNYASDANILQSHFNNYGDFSAGAANDSFKSYSFNGNNPRNDFKTYGAGSTGSANENFISYRNRANVGDDSFQSYAARSKSGTATFANYGMSFNVGNDSFAEYGKGATGKSSFGFKSYGLGRGFKVYNKDGASFSGYRNFSATSGRVVNKRVEQGKFFRESMMKEGNVILMPDIRDKMPARSFLPLTIASKLPFSSARIDEMRVLFDVREGSFTERVIVNALGECEREPSRGETKRCIASAEEMIEFAASVVGPSAVVRTTENVNGSGSSVMIGKVYPVEGGKVTKSVSCHQSLYPYLLYYCHSVPRVRVYEADILNVETMEKMNHGVAICHLDTSAWGPEHGAFLALGSGPGKIEVCHWIFENDMTWTT from the exons ATGAACGCCCACTTCTTCTGCTGCTTCTTCTTGTCGCTCTCATCTTTCCAT GTTTCTCTAGCAACCCGCGAACGCATAAACCCATTCAGCCCCAAAGCCTCCCTCATTCGCTATTGGAACACTCGAGTCACCAATAGGCCTCCAATCCCTCACTTTCTTCTGGCTAAAGCTTCACCTCTTACCCCACAACACTATGCTATTCTCAACAAACTTTTAAACGAAAAACCCAAACTCTACATTCCCAAGCTTCACCAATCCCTCTGTTCCTCACCCAACTTATTCTGTTCCTTCGACGATGCATCAAACACGCACAGACTCCAGCGCAAAAACGACGACGCCAACTTCGCCGTTTACAACAACAAACACTTCGCTAACTACGGCTCCTCTAAAGTCGACGGAGTCGACTCCTTCAAAAACTACTCCAACGGCCTAAACGCGAACAACGACGCCTTTCGGAGATACAGCGACTCCTCGACGCGCCGCGCCGAACAGTTCAAGAACTACGCCGATAACGGTAACGTTGCGAATACGAACTTCACCAGCTACGGTTCCGCCGCTGCTCAATCCTCCAGCGACTTCAACAACTACGATAAAACGGTGAACGTTCCCAACCTCGGTTTCACCACCTACGACTCCGGCTCCTCCAACCACAAACTGTCGTTCGCCAGCTACGGCAACGAAACAAATTCCGGATCGCAATCCTTCTCGAGCTACGGAAAACGCGTCATTGGCGGAACCAGCGAGTTCACGAATTACGCTAGCGACGCGAACATTCTGCAATCGCATTTCAACAATTACGGCGACTTCAGCGCCGGTGCAGCCAACGACTCCTTCAAGTCCTACAGCTTCAACGGTAACAATCCGCGGAACGATTTTAAAACGTACGGAGCCGGATCGACAGGATCCGCCAACGAAAATTTCATCAGTTACCGGAACCGCGCCAATGTCGGCGACGACTCGTTCCAAAGCTACGCCGCGAGGTCGAAGTCCGGCACCGCCACATTCGCGAACTACGGCATGTCGTTCAACGTAGGAAACGACAGTTTCGCGGAGTACGGAAAGGGCGCGACGGGGAAGAGCTCGTTCGGGTTTAAATCTTACGGGTTGGGCCGCGGGTTTAAAGTGTACAACAAAGACGGCGCGTCATTTTCGGGGTATCGTAATTTCAGCGCAACAAGTGGCAGAGTTGTAAATAAGCGGGTGGAGCAGGGTAAGTTCTTTAGAGAATCGATGATGAAAGAAGGGAACGTGATTTTAATGCCTGACATTAGGGATAAAATGCCTGCAAGGTCGTTTTTGCCCCTAACGATTGCTTCGAAATTACCGTTCTCGTCGGCGAGGATCGACGAAATGAGGGTATTGTTCGACGTGCGGGAGGGGTCTTTTACAGAGCGCGTGATAGTTAACGCGTTGGGTGAGTGCGAGAGGGAGCCGAGCAGGGGTGAGACGAAACGGTGTATCGCGTCTGCAGAGGAAATGATAGAGTTTGCGGCATCGGTGGTGGGTCCCAGTGCTGTGGTGAGGACCACGGAGAATGTGAACGGTTCAGGATCGAGTGTGATGATTGGTAAGGTCTACCCAGTGGAGGGTGGAAAAGTAACGAAATCAGTTTCGTGTCATCAGAGTTTGTACCCTTACTTGCTGTATTATTGCCACAGTGTACCTCGAGTGAGAGTTTATGAAGCTGATATTCTTAACGTGGAGACCATGGAGAAGATGAATCACGGTGTTGCCATCTGTCACCTTGACACGTCAGCGTGGGGCCCAGAACACGGGGCATTCTTGGCACTGGGATCAGGCCCTGGGAAAATTGAGGTGTGCCACTGGATTTTCGAGAACGACATGACGTGGACCACTTGA